From a region of the Prevotella melaninogenica genome:
- the uvrA gene encoding excinuclease ABC subunit UvrA, with protein MNEKIEVFGARVHNLKNVDITIPRNSLTVFTGLSGSGKSSLAFDTIFAEGQRRYIETFSAYARNFLGNMERPDVDKITGLSPVISIEQKTTNKNPRSTVGTTTEIYDYLRLLFARAGEAYSYMSGEKMVKYTEEKVVDMIMSDYQDRKIYILSPLVRNRKGHYRELFEQMRRKGYLYIRVDGEIQELTRGMKVDRYKNHNIEVVIDKMKLGGTENNTLRERMAKTVSTAMKQGEGLLMILDNERDEAKYFSKRLMDPVTGIAYKDPAPNIFSFNSPEGACPQCKGLGVIDEIDLKKVIPDDKQDIYSGAIVPLGKYKNQMIFWQLDALLKKHNCDLKTPIKDIPKEAMDEVLYGSLEKLKIAKELVHTTSDYFVSFDGIIKYLRTVMENDDSSAGKKWADQFIAEAQCPECHGHRLNREALSYKIWDKNIADLAEMDINELKDWVDHVEEHMSEKQRTIAAEIIKEIRKRINFLLDVGLDYLALNRQSATLSGGESQRIRLATQIGSQLVNVLYILDEPSIGLHQRDNERLINSLKELRDMGNTVIVVEHDEDMMRAADWIVDIGPKAGRKGGEVVFQGKPADMLKTHTLTAQYLNGERAIELPKERREGNGKTIQLTGCKGNNLKDVNVTFPLGELIVVTGVSGSGKSTLINETLQPILSQHFYRSLKRPMPYGKIEGIDNIDKVVNVDQSPIGRTPRSNPATYTGVFSDIRQLFVNLPEAKIRGYKPGRFSFNVKGGRCETCGGNGYKTIEMNFLPDVMVPCEVCHGKRYNRETLEVRFKGKSIADVLDMTVNMAVEFFENVPQILLKIKALQDVGLGYIKLGQSSTTLSGGESQRVKLATELAKRDTGKTLYILDEPTTGLHFEDIRILMDVLQKLVDRGNTVIIIEHNLDVIKLADYIIDMGPEGGRGGGRMLSCGTPEEVAKNKESYTSRFLAKVLK; from the coding sequence ATGAATGAGAAAATAGAAGTCTTCGGAGCCAGAGTACATAATCTGAAGAATGTAGACATAACCATCCCTCGTAACTCACTTACCGTCTTCACTGGACTATCTGGTTCAGGTAAAAGTTCACTTGCATTCGACACTATCTTCGCTGAAGGTCAGCGTCGATACATTGAAACTTTCTCTGCTTACGCACGCAACTTCCTTGGAAACATGGAGCGCCCAGACGTAGATAAGATTACAGGACTATCCCCTGTCATCTCCATTGAACAGAAAACAACCAATAAGAATCCCCGCTCTACCGTTGGTACAACTACAGAGATATACGACTACCTCCGCCTTCTCTTTGCACGTGCAGGTGAAGCATACTCTTATATGAGCGGTGAAAAGATGGTGAAATACACTGAGGAGAAAGTGGTGGATATGATTATGTCTGATTATCAAGACCGCAAGATATATATTCTCTCGCCACTTGTTCGCAACCGTAAAGGTCACTATCGTGAGCTCTTTGAGCAGATGCGACGCAAAGGTTACTTGTATATTCGTGTCGATGGAGAGATACAAGAACTAACACGTGGTATGAAGGTTGATCGCTACAAGAACCATAATATCGAGGTTGTTATCGACAAGATGAAACTCGGTGGTACGGAGAATAACACGCTACGTGAGCGTATGGCAAAGACCGTTTCAACGGCAATGAAGCAAGGAGAAGGCTTGCTAATGATTCTTGATAACGAACGAGACGAAGCCAAGTACTTCTCTAAACGACTAATGGACCCAGTCACTGGTATAGCATACAAAGACCCTGCACCAAACATCTTCTCGTTCAACTCACCCGAAGGAGCCTGTCCACAGTGTAAAGGTTTGGGTGTGATTGATGAGATTGACTTGAAGAAAGTGATTCCAGATGACAAACAAGACATTTATAGTGGTGCAATAGTTCCTTTAGGGAAATACAAGAACCAGATGATATTCTGGCAGCTAGACGCTCTCTTAAAGAAGCATAATTGCGACCTTAAGACTCCTATTAAGGATATACCTAAGGAAGCTATGGACGAGGTTTTATATGGTTCTTTGGAGAAGTTGAAGATTGCTAAAGAGCTTGTCCATACCACCTCAGATTACTTTGTGTCCTTTGATGGTATCATTAAGTATCTCCGTACGGTCATGGAGAACGATGATTCCTCAGCTGGTAAGAAGTGGGCTGACCAGTTCATAGCCGAAGCACAATGTCCAGAATGTCATGGTCATCGTTTAAATCGTGAGGCTCTATCCTATAAGATATGGGATAAAAACATTGCTGACCTTGCTGAAATGGATATCAACGAGTTGAAAGACTGGGTTGATCATGTTGAGGAACACATGAGCGAAAAGCAGCGTACTATCGCCGCTGAAATCATAAAGGAGATTCGTAAACGTATAAACTTCCTACTCGATGTGGGCCTTGATTACCTTGCATTAAACCGTCAAAGTGCTACGCTTTCTGGTGGTGAGAGTCAACGTATTCGCCTTGCAACGCAGATTGGTTCACAACTTGTTAACGTGCTCTACATCCTCGACGAGCCTTCTATTGGTCTTCATCAACGCGATAACGAGCGTCTCATAAACTCTCTGAAAGAGTTACGTGACATGGGAAATACGGTTATCGTTGTTGAACACGACGAAGACATGATGCGTGCTGCGGACTGGATTGTAGACATCGGACCGAAAGCTGGACGCAAAGGTGGTGAGGTTGTCTTTCAAGGAAAGCCTGCAGACATGCTCAAGACACACACACTTACTGCACAATATCTAAATGGTGAACGTGCCATAGAACTTCCTAAGGAGCGCAGAGAAGGGAATGGAAAGACCATACAACTCACAGGTTGTAAGGGTAATAACCTAAAAGACGTAAACGTAACCTTCCCACTTGGTGAACTAATTGTCGTCACTGGTGTGTCTGGTTCTGGTAAGAGTACACTCATCAATGAGACCTTGCAGCCTATACTTTCACAACACTTCTACCGCTCACTGAAACGTCCTATGCCTTACGGAAAGATTGAAGGCATAGATAACATTGATAAAGTGGTGAACGTTGACCAAAGTCCTATCGGTCGTACTCCACGCAGTAATCCTGCAACCTATACAGGTGTGTTCTCCGATATCCGCCAACTCTTCGTCAATCTTCCCGAAGCTAAGATTCGTGGTTATAAGCCTGGACGATTCTCTTTCAATGTGAAAGGAGGACGCTGTGAGACCTGTGGAGGTAATGGTTACAAAACCATTGAAATGAACTTCCTACCTGATGTGATGGTACCTTGTGAGGTTTGTCACGGCAAACGCTATAATCGTGAGACGTTAGAAGTACGTTTCAAAGGAAAATCCATTGCAGACGTATTGGATATGACAGTCAATATGGCTGTAGAATTCTTTGAGAACGTACCACAGATACTGCTGAAGATCAAGGCATTACAGGATGTTGGTTTGGGCTATATCAAGCTTGGACAAAGTTCCACTACCCTCTCTGGCGGTGAGAGTCAGCGTGTCAAGTTGGCTACAGAACTTGCAAAGCGTGACACAGGTAAGACACTCTACATCCTTGATGAGCCTACAACTGGTCTTCATTTTGAAGATATACGTATCTTAATGGACGTATTACAGAAACTTGTTGACCGTGGCAACACCGTTATTATCATCGAACACAACCTCGATGTCATCAAACTTGCAGACTACATCATTGACATGGGACCAGAAGGTGGTCGTGGTGGCGGTCGCATGTTGAGCTGTGGTACACCAGAGGAAGTGGCGAAGAACAAAGAGAGCTATACTTCTCGCTTCCTTGCAAAAGTACTAAAGTAA
- a CDS encoding gliding motility-associated C-terminal domain-containing protein: MKQYKFRLLGVMVSMLFSSIAWAQDCQPSGKYTDANGETNTIAAGDTYVGSAPLTIEFSANPPTTKDAATHYEWHFFNQNNPRSAFLIRYDENTEYTFTEAGTTRVVLYEILNNDTTRYNAISFSISESSLQMPNAFSPNGDGINDIYRAKPGYKSIVEFKAIIFNRWGQKIYEWNDPAGGWDGKYKGKDVAQGTYFVNVTAKGADGKEFHIRRDVNLLRGYTQSTR, encoded by the coding sequence ATGAAACAATATAAATTTAGACTATTGGGGGTGATGGTGTCTATGCTTTTTTCTTCTATAGCATGGGCACAAGATTGCCAACCCTCAGGTAAATATACCGATGCAAATGGTGAAACCAATACAATTGCCGCAGGTGACACTTATGTTGGTTCGGCTCCTTTGACGATTGAGTTCTCAGCCAATCCACCTACAACAAAGGACGCAGCAACACACTACGAATGGCACTTCTTCAATCAAAATAACCCACGTTCAGCTTTTCTTATCCGTTATGATGAGAATACCGAATACACCTTTACAGAGGCAGGAACAACGAGAGTAGTGCTTTATGAAATCTTGAATAATGACACAACACGCTACAATGCTATTAGTTTCTCCATCAGTGAGAGTAGCCTACAGATGCCTAATGCTTTCTCACCCAATGGAGATGGTATCAATGATATCTATCGTGCAAAGCCTGGATATAAGAGTATTGTAGAGTTTAAAGCTATCATCTTTAACCGTTGGGGACAAAAGATATACGAATGGAATGACCCCGCTGGTGGCTGGGATGGTAAGTATAAAGGCAAAGATGTTGCGCAAGGGACTTACTTTGTCAATGTAACCGCCAAAGGAGCTGACGGCAAAGAGTTCCACATTCGACGAGATGTTAACCTCCTCAGAGGTTACACACAGTCGACGAGATGA
- a CDS encoding porin family protein has product MKNRISRLLVVVLFALPLTAAAQIGDHRNDFAIGVNGGYVLSNVGFTPSVRQSMHGGVTGGLSVRYVCEKYFNTICSIYGEVNYSSIGWKEKILTGTDQPVINSNGAAEAYLRTVNYIQIPVFAHLAWGREQNGFNFFFQAGPQLGLYLGESTSKNYDTPNLANDGTGRSNAVTAQESMPVEKKLDYGIAAGLGLEYSNRHVGHFLLEARYYYGLGNIYGSSKKDYFGKSNYGNIVVKATYLFDIIKTK; this is encoded by the coding sequence ATGAAGAATAGAATCTCAAGATTATTAGTTGTTGTCCTATTTGCGCTGCCGTTGACTGCTGCAGCGCAGATAGGAGACCACCGTAACGACTTTGCTATTGGTGTAAATGGTGGTTACGTACTCTCTAATGTGGGCTTCACTCCGAGTGTAAGACAATCTATGCATGGTGGTGTAACCGGAGGATTGAGTGTGCGTTATGTGTGCGAGAAGTACTTTAATACTATTTGTTCTATCTATGGTGAGGTGAACTATTCCTCAATCGGATGGAAAGAGAAGATACTGACGGGTACTGATCAGCCTGTTATCAACTCTAATGGGGCTGCTGAAGCGTATTTACGCACTGTTAACTATATTCAGATTCCGGTCTTCGCACACCTTGCATGGGGGCGTGAACAGAATGGTTTTAACTTCTTTTTCCAAGCAGGACCGCAGTTAGGACTCTATCTTGGAGAGTCAACTTCTAAGAATTATGATACTCCTAACCTTGCTAATGATGGTACAGGGCGAAGCAATGCGGTAACAGCACAGGAGTCAATGCCAGTAGAAAAGAAGTTAGACTACGGTATTGCAGCTGGCTTAGGTTTAGAGTATAGCAACCGACATGTAGGTCATTTCCTACTTGAAGCCCGTTACTACTATGGATTGGGCAATATTTATGGAAGTTCAAAGAAAGACTATTTTGGCAAGTCTAACTATGGTAATATCGTAGTTAAGGCTACCTACCTTTTTGATATAATCAAAACTAAATAA
- a CDS encoding amino acid ABC transporter substrate-binding protein, which translates to MRNYLKYLMLFLAMTFSYSVLAQSVQWRDQHKVKRKETIFGIAKEYGVTIPQLLDANPAMKQAGYELKKGDLIFVPYSKEGDFLPDGSVKGKTDKKAATKSTVAQAPVKAVNAIRVGVMLPLHNQDGDGKRMVEYYRGILLALNQLKSEGITTEVHAWNVPKGADIRNTLLEPNASKLDVIFGPLYSEQVKPLADFCRAYDIKLVIPFSISGNDVETNPNIFQVYQTEASLTNKAIAAFLERFQKSHHPIFINCKDETSQVGEFTTSLRKQLDLQKIKYNLTSLKSSNADFSKHFDATRPNVVILNSEKSPQLNEVFNKLAQLKKARPGIAISLYGYNQWFVYQDYYLDQYFKYNTYIPSTYYYNKAADKTKELEAKYTEQYGEPMSRQYIPRMAITGYDQAQFFVRGLKANGKNFKGTAAEVKYRPLQTRYDFVRVGQGGYINDNFQLVHFKTDQTMENLVY; encoded by the coding sequence ATGAGAAATTATTTAAAATATCTTATGCTATTTTTGGCTATGACTTTTAGTTATAGCGTGTTGGCTCAAAGTGTTCAATGGCGTGATCAACATAAGGTGAAACGTAAGGAAACTATCTTTGGTATTGCTAAAGAATATGGTGTTACTATTCCACAACTTCTTGATGCTAACCCTGCAATGAAGCAGGCTGGTTATGAACTGAAGAAAGGTGATTTAATCTTTGTCCCATATTCAAAGGAGGGCGATTTCCTTCCAGATGGTTCTGTGAAAGGTAAGACGGACAAGAAAGCTGCGACAAAGTCTACTGTTGCTCAGGCTCCTGTAAAGGCTGTTAATGCTATCCGAGTTGGTGTTATGCTTCCTTTGCATAATCAAGATGGAGATGGAAAACGTATGGTTGAATACTATCGTGGTATCTTGTTGGCGCTTAATCAATTGAAGAGTGAGGGAATTACAACAGAGGTTCATGCTTGGAATGTACCTAAGGGTGCTGATATTCGTAATACCTTGCTTGAGCCAAATGCTTCAAAGTTAGATGTTATTTTTGGCCCTCTTTATTCAGAACAGGTAAAACCATTGGCGGACTTCTGCCGTGCATACGATATTAAACTCGTTATTCCTTTCTCTATATCAGGCAATGATGTTGAAACAAATCCTAATATTTTCCAAGTATATCAGACGGAGGCTTCGTTGACAAACAAGGCGATAGCAGCTTTCTTAGAGCGTTTCCAAAAGTCACATCATCCAATCTTTATTAATTGTAAGGACGAGACAAGTCAGGTGGGTGAGTTCACAACAAGCTTGAGAAAGCAACTCGATTTACAGAAAATCAAGTATAATCTCACAAGTTTAAAGTCATCGAATGCAGACTTTTCAAAGCATTTTGATGCTACTCGTCCAAATGTAGTGATTCTTAATTCAGAGAAAAGTCCACAGTTGAATGAGGTGTTTAATAAACTGGCCCAGCTGAAGAAAGCGCGCCCTGGTATTGCGATTAGCCTTTATGGTTATAACCAGTGGTTTGTTTATCAGGATTATTATCTTGACCAATACTTCAAGTATAACACTTATATCCCATCTACCTATTATTATAATAAGGCAGCGGATAAGACAAAGGAGCTCGAAGCAAAGTACACAGAGCAGTATGGTGAGCCTATGTCAAGACAGTATATTCCACGTATGGCAATTACTGGCTATGATCAAGCACAGTTCTTTGTACGTGGCTTAAAGGCTAATGGAAAGAACTTTAAGGGTACTGCTGCTGAGGTTAAGTATCGTCCATTGCAGACACGTTATGACTTTGTTCGTGTAGGACAGGGCGGATATATCAATGATAACTTCCAGCTGGTTCACTTCAAGACAGACCAGACAATGGAGAATCTTGTCTATTAA